The genomic stretch CATATTTGCAAACAAAAAATTGAAAAGATAACAAAAACAGACCAAATGAAACATGTAGATTCATTAGGCAACTTTATAGTTTAGTACCTGAACACATTTTCGCCGTAGATACTCCTCTTTACAGCCAGTTGAAAAAGCCATGAAGCTTTAGATCGAAGTTCAAATGCCCATAATAGGTCCTCCAAAGCATTAACAAAGTTGAATGCGGCATTATCCTCAAGAGGCTCCAATCTCTCTAGCCATTGATCCATAATCCCAACTAATGAGTCACAACTATCAAAGAGCAACCTGCAAAATAAGAGCCATTTTAAGTCAAATTATCACCAATGAAGGTTGCAAGGGGAGGGGGGAGGACAAATCTATTCAGCAAACAGCTACCTCAAAGGAAGGTCAAAACCAGAATCCTGGAGTGCTTTTAAGAGCACTATAGCTTCCTCCGAGCCCTGACATAAGCTTGCAGCGCGAATGAAGCAAGTCCAGATCCTATGATCTGTCTCCAAACCATCATCCTTCATTTCCATAAGCTTTTGAATTCCAGCACTATAATCTCCATGTTTCAGAAAGGCATCAATGACTGAACTGTATGGTAGTGTACTAAGACTTAAACCCGAGCTTTTTAAATTGTCAAGGACCTTCTCTGCTTCCTTAGGTTGTCCAGAGCTTCCATAAGACATCATAAGTAGATGCATTGTGGCTATTGTAGGTTCTACTCCAGCTTCCTTCATTTGAATCAGTACCATTTCTGCCTTATCATGCCTTCCAGAATCTCTATACATTTTAATCATCACATGATAGAAAGAACGGTCAAGTTTAAACCCTCTTGAGCGTATGTCATCAAGGAGCTCCTCGGCTTGATCTAAAAGCTTCTGCTTACTGCAGGCAGCGAGCAAGCTTTTGTAAGTATCCAGTTTTGGATCTAAACCTAGGCTTCTCATTTGATTCATCAGACATAAACCTTCCTCAGGTCTACGGTCCCGACAATACACAAGTATCAAAGTATTATAAGTATCCTCATCAGGAGAAAGTCCGGCCTTTTGAATGTTCTGGTACACATCGGCAGTCTTTCGGTAATCCTCAATATCCGTGTACATCTTCAGTAATGAattccagactgaaagatcaggcTTAAATCCAGCTTCTTCCATCTCCGCAACTGTGGACTCAACATCCCTTACTCTTTTCCCCCGGGATAATAGTCCAATCATAATCCTGTAAAGATGCATGGTAGGGAGGTAACCAGCAGCCTTCATTCCATTGTATATCTTCTTTACTTCAAAAATGTTTCCAGCTCTTGCAAATGCTTCAAGCATCAAAAGAATGGTGCTTTTACTAATCTTAAAACCCATATCTTGAAGCTCTTGAATCAACACATAAAGCTCATTTAGTCTCCCACCGACAATTAACGCTTGCATCAATAAGTTGATAATGTCTACAGTAGGGGGAGGTCCGTCTCTCATCATTGTATTGAAAGCTGCCCTAGCTTTTTCATAATGACCAGAGTCAGCATAAGCTTGCAGCAAAGCATGCCAGACCTTCCTGTCCAAATTTTTAGACTTCTGCCTTAGACGGCCAACAATGCTCTCCGCCTTTTGAAGTTCCTTGACACTCCCATATGCATGTATGAGGCTGACAAAGATACCAACATCTTTAAAAACAATACTTTTACCTTCTGCCTCGTCAATTAGGCATTGGGCCGTCTCTGGGACAGACATCAAACAATATATGAGCACCatattttcatatatattttgaGATGGTTCCACTCCGAAAAATTTCATGTCTGAAAATATTTGAGAAGCATCAGCATACATTTCAGATTCCTTGCAGCACGTAATAAGAGATTCATACATTATGCAACTCCCTTGAAACAACCCACTCTGCCTTATATTATAGTACTGATTGAtagcatcattgagttgattagcCTTGGAAAGCACAATCACTAAGGCCTCGTCTAGAAATTCATAAGATGCAGAGGCACAATTCCTCAAATAATGAAGCAAATCTATAGCTTCCGAGTGTCTCCCAGAACAACTATAGGAACTCAAAATAGATAAGAGATTATCAGTGTCCAAATCATGACCCTGAGCAACAGCCAACCTTAACATTTTAGCACCATCGTCAAAGCATTCACCTTGAACAAGTATGGAAGATATATGTAGGGGATTCATGCCAAATAATCTCTCCATATCAGAGATAACTTTTCGAAGACCCTCTTCTTTGTTTTCATTCTTGAGAAGTTGAATCAAAGAAAGGTACTGACTGCTGTCAGGCTTAAAATTATTATGAACCATATCTCTGTACAATGACATTATTTTTCTGGTCTCATTAGACCTCAATAGAATATCTAGCATCACAGAATAAGCCAACTTGTCAGGCTTAATTCCAGATCTCAGCATGCAATTAAACGTCTCTTCAGCCTCTTCCCGTTTGCCAGCTTTCCCATACCCACATATCAAGGCACTAAATGTTCGTAAGGTAGGTTTAACTCCATTATCCAACATTTCCGACATTATGTTCCCTGCCTCAGTTACTCTATTGGCTTTCCCAAGAGAATCAATCAAAACAGTGTATGTAACCGCATCTGGAATAAGTCCAGACGACTTCATGTTCCTATAGAGATCCAAAGCTAAATCAAGCTGACCATTTTTACCATACATGTGAAGGATAGTGTTATAGGTCATCTCATCCTTTGAGAATCCTCTTTTCAACATGTCTTCACAAATCTCTCCCACCTTTACAGCACTTCCTTCTCTAGCAAATGCGTATAACAGTGAATTATATGTCACAGCATCTGGGATAAACCCTTTACTCTCAAGTTCTACAAGAATCTTTTCGGCTTTAGTAGGCATCCCACACCTAGCAAAAACAGAGATCATGGCATTATAAGTCCATAGGTCAGGTTGGCAATGATTAGCCTCCATGTCACTGTATACCTTAATTGCCTCCTTGAGGTTGGACTCACGAGAACAAGCACTTATAAGAGTGTTATAGGTAATGGTATCAGGTCGAATACCCGATCCCCTCACCTCGTTCAAAAGCTCAATCGTCAAATTCGGTTCTAGAGCCCCAGACTTCAAACGAGCATTTATCAACGTATTAAAACTCACAAGGTCCGGCTCACACCCACGCTCTCGCATCAAATCCAACATCTCCTGAACCTTTGAAAACCTACCATTTCTCGCATAAACCCCCATCATCGCATTATAAACCTGAACAGTATTACCAACAGAAGGTTCAGCCCTCATAAACATCTCCACAGCCAACGCTTCCTGATTTGCCTTCCCAAGCACTGCCAATATCGTGGCCAGCATCCGAGCATTGGGAGAATACCAATGCCTAAGATTCAACCACTCATAAACCTCCAAACCCCGTTGCCAACTCGCCTGACCCACCCATTTCACCACAAAACAGTAATCAGTAGGAGTCATCTGTACCATTTTCTCATCCAAAACATCAGCCACAAACTCCTCAGGCCCTAACCCTAATATCTTATCAGTCAAAAATTGAACCCTTTTCCTCCAATCTTTAGCTCTTTTCAATGCTAATTTAGTCATCTTCTTCGCCCTCGTCTTACTATTCCTACCCAAAACCTCCAAATTCTCATCATTTGACCCCTCCACCGTACCCACACTTCCCCCATCATCTCTACCTTCAAATTCTTCAACAAGTTCTGAACTTTTCGCGGTTTCGGCCACATGGGCATCTATATTTTGGGCCAAATTGAATTGGGTTTGCGGGGATTGGGGAATTTCTGCAAGTTTTAAATTGGGCCATCTAACTGAAGGAGATGCTCTACTGTAACTGAACTTTTTAGGGGTTTGTTCTTCAAGTGTGTTACTGTCAGAAGATGGCGCTAAAGTACAGCAACAAGGGAAGTGCTTACGTACCTTTGAATTTGAATCAATGTGTAGTAATGCTGAAGTTGGTACTGCATATACTCCTGTGTTAGTTAATGCCATTTCTTGGAGGAACACAGCTTTCTGTGTGGATTAGATTGTTAAGCTGTCTTATACTTCGTGTAAAGACTCTTCCCTTAAAAAAACTTGGATTATATCTTCTCTCGGTCAATTTTCCTACTCAACTTAGAACGGTAGAACGGGTTAAATAGGATGAGGTAAAAGATAGAATGTCTAGATGGGTACACTTTTCTCATCTATATGACGTGATGGCATGAGTAGTATTTGACCCCGCCTTACTTTAAATATAGATATAAcaccaattcttatttcagaccaaggtatccgtcttattaataagacggataccatattctctcacaaaatacccatttagggtgagtggagaagcacatgggaggtcccacctttgtcccctctacccatttcctctcacacaacGACCCGTCTTAAAAACCAAcccgttttaagcaagacttactcTAGATATAATCATTTTAAAAGAGACCAACTAAGTTGTTATTTACCTTCTATATTGTGATTGCTTTAGACGATGATTTGCTCATCTATATTCATTTTGTTCCATTTATCATCCAACAAAAACAATTTCCGGGGATGGGGTGGGGGGTTTGATGAAATGCAGGTGTGGGCCGATTAGGGGTTGTGCTCACGAATAACAAAGCGTCTTACTTGTGACGGGAttatcccgtcacaagctgaagacctctcataAAAAGAGataggggacaaggtggggcaccccccatgtgcttccccactcaactctcatgggtattttgtgagaggaaatgatatctctcacaagcttgtgacggatatcgccgtcttcaatgagattttgtgcacgAATAAGGGGGTTAATTTGTAATTTTCTTAGAACgctttgtatatatttgttttttCGTTGCTAGAATAGATCGGGTTTAATGGATGAGCGACACATATATCCAAAATCTAAAAAAGATGGTCAGTGGGTCAGGACGACCCACTTTGCTTAGAGAAGAAAATGGCACGGCCCATGCATGCAAAGCTGGGCTTCGTGTTGTGCCATGTCTATGAGTTGAAAACGGCGTCCAATCACGAACCATGGCATATCGTGTCTTGCTTGGGAGTGCCCATACAAATCCCTCTTCTTTagccttatttcttcgtattttaAGCATGTTGAGGCGTGCCAAAGTGTGTCGTGTCGTGCTTGGATTAGGCGCGGTCTTTTTTTCTCAAACTCCGGCCCAAGTAGGCAGACACGGCTAGGGGTGTGCACTGAGCCGGGCCCACCGAGATGGGCTGTCAATGTGTGGCCCAAGCCCGACACTAAAAAGGGGTCGCGCTGGGCTCCATAATGTTTGGGTCGGGCCCGACCCATATAGTGATTTTTagtattttttgaatttttatcagGCCAAGCCGGGCTGGGCTGGAATTTTGGGGCACTGGCCCGGCCTGGGTAGAGGGTCGGGTTGGGCTGGTTGGCACGTGGGCTGGCTGAGCTAGAAAAAACCAGCCACTGGGCCGCACCATTGAATAGCTCTAGGCACGGCCCCCCGGCCCATGGTGTGTCGTATCGTGCTAGGCCAATCCTGTGCCGTGCTAAAATGGGTCATGGGCCATGTAGGCCCAACTGCCCACATGTCCACTTCTATTTCTAAAGATGGTGAAGCTCACTCGAGCTCAAATCAATAATCTCATCCAAAGTACTCCCTTTTCTCCTAAAATCCCTGTGACAGAAGTAAAGACTGCTAAATTTCGAAGATTTTTGCTAAATGAGATTAtttgacaaattaattaggtttttgGGGTCGATTCAAACTATTTAGGGCCAATATATCCACTTATCACTTGTATTAGTTGTGTATTTTCCTCTCTTTTTATATAAAGCCGCTGAGAGTCTGAGACAATTAGCGACCGACTCCAaaaaaacctaattaatttgtcaaaTAAGCCATTTAGCCAAAACCTTCCCAAAATTCATATTTTGATGTATAGTCTCTGTTTAACCGTTCACTGAAAACAAAAATTGGTTACCCCAGCAAGAACCGAAAATGGCATATCTTCTTGTTGGCTGAAGGACACCAGTTCAACTGAACCACAGAAAGCATAGCACTTTGTGTATGGCAGCAACAAGGATTCATTCTTCCATAAAAATGGACCTCAATTGCATTACATTCTCCAGATTTCCATCAATTTCAAGCAGGTATCCGATTCCCTTACTCTTCTCATCAAATTACCCCAAAGTTTCCACCTTTACAACTTATAGTCTTTCAATTCTTCAAATTGatgtctcaaaaacctcaaataaCACCTGTAATACTTCAAGTAGCGTTTCAATGGAATACCCAGATGGAAAGGAGATGCCTTTA from Silene latifolia isolate original U9 population chromosome 5, ASM4854445v1, whole genome shotgun sequence encodes the following:
- the LOC141657149 gene encoding pentatricopeptide repeat-containing protein At3g18110, chloroplastic — its product is MALTNTGVYAVPTSALLHIDSNSKVRKHFPCCCTLAPSSDSNTLEEQTPKKFSYSRASPSVRWPNLKLAEIPQSPQTQFNLAQNIDAHVAETAKSSELVEEFEGRDDGGSVGTVEGSNDENLEVLGRNSKTRAKKMTKLALKRAKDWRKRVQFLTDKILGLGPEEFVADVLDEKMVQMTPTDYCFVVKWVGQASWQRGLEVYEWLNLRHWYSPNARMLATILAVLGKANQEALAVEMFMRAEPSVGNTVQVYNAMMGVYARNGRFSKVQEMLDLMRERGCEPDLVSFNTLINARLKSGALEPNLTIELLNEVRGSGIRPDTITYNTLISACSRESNLKEAIKVYSDMEANHCQPDLWTYNAMISVFARCGMPTKAEKILVELESKGFIPDAVTYNSLLYAFAREGSAVKVGEICEDMLKRGFSKDEMTYNTILHMYGKNGQLDLALDLYRNMKSSGLIPDAVTYTVLIDSLGKANRVTEAGNIMSEMLDNGVKPTLRTFSALICGYGKAGKREEAEETFNCMLRSGIKPDKLAYSVMLDILLRSNETRKIMSLYRDMVHNNFKPDSSQYLSLIQLLKNENKEEGLRKVISDMERLFGMNPLHISSILVQGECFDDGAKMLRLAVAQGHDLDTDNLLSILSSYSCSGRHSEAIDLLHYLRNCASASYEFLDEALVIVLSKANQLNDAINQYYNIRQSGLFQGSCIMYESLITCCKESEMYADASQIFSDMKFFGVEPSQNIYENMVLIYCLMSVPETAQCLIDEAEGKSIVFKDVGIFVSLIHAYGSVKELQKAESIVGRLRQKSKNLDRKVWHALLQAYADSGHYEKARAAFNTMMRDGPPPTVDIINLLMQALIVGGRLNELYVLIQELQDMGFKISKSTILLMLEAFARAGNIFEVKKIYNGMKAAGYLPTMHLYRIMIGLLSRGKRVRDVESTVAEMEEAGFKPDLSVWNSLLKMYTDIEDYRKTADVYQNIQKAGLSPDEDTYNTLILVYCRDRRPEEGLCLMNQMRSLGLDPKLDTYKSLLAACSKQKLLDQAEELLDDIRSRGFKLDRSFYHVMIKMYRDSGRHDKAEMVLIQMKEAGVEPTIATMHLLMMSYGSSGQPKEAEKVLDNLKSSGLSLSTLPYSSVIDAFLKHGDYSAGIQKLMEMKDDGLETDHRIWTCFIRAASLCQGSEEAIVLLKALQDSGFDLPLRLLFDSCDSLVGIMDQWLERLEPLEDNAAFNFVNALEDLLWAFELRSKASWLFQLAVKRSIYGENVFRVAEKDWGADFRKLSAGAALVGLTLWLDHMQDASLEGSPESSKSVVIITGTAEYNMVSLNSTLKAYLWEMGSPFLPCRTRDGVLVAKAHSLRMWLKDSPFCYDLELKNAPSLPQLNSMQLIEGCFIRRGLVPAYKEIHEKLGDKVRPKKFARLALLSDEKREIAIQADIEGGKEKIEKMKRRGLALDKKLRQHKKKFSGRTDSTDPKKKLPRRLLRAK